In Euleptes europaea isolate rEulEur1 chromosome 10, rEulEur1.hap1, whole genome shotgun sequence, the genomic window AAACCACATACAGCACTAACTCTATAGACACCAATAACTTGGTGTGCAAAGTTAATGTATGTAAAAAAGGTATGGTGGATCAAGGTGAGACCTTGAGAGACAAATAGGGGCAAATAAATAGGGAAGAGTATCAGTGAACACATACACAACCATGGAACACAAAAGTGCTCCAATAGTGAAGAGGAGCAATGACCAGAGATGGAAAACGAGTAAATCTGAAGTACATTTTGGTAAGGTTGACTGAGGcactaatttttttattgttgaaCCTGGCAGTGGATTACCAAAGGGGATCAGGCCAGGCATGCTGTGCGAAGCTCTCCTTGGTGGAAACGGCATGAAATGAGCTGGAGAAGATGGGCTACTTgattagggggggaaatctgtaAAAGAGCAATTTGTTTGTAAGGTTTAGAAAAGGGAATTCACCTGAGGCGGCATATCATGATCACAGGCTTATTTGCCACAGTGCCCTCAATTCTTGAGCCCTGTCCTCGCGCATTTACAGAGAGGGCTTCCTACTAATCCATGAGCCCATATCTTTCCTCCGTTCCAACCGgagtcccttaaaaaaaaaaaaaacacagttcctGTAAGAGCCAAACTGCGCAGTTATAGTACAGGGTATAAAAAGTaacaataggttggatccagtgattcaGCAGCATATGTAGTTATGTGGATTGCAGTCCCAGCATATGGAGATATGTGTTTGCAGTCCCAGGTTTTTGCCATATTACTCCCCTCACCCCCAGTTCCTTTCGAGCCAAGGAAAGTCAATGTCTGGACTTGTAGAATTTGGGTGGACTAACAGCTATGCAAATTGAGGGGGTTGCAATGAGGAGCGGGAAGAGGATGAAATCACCCACCTGCCTCTTGTCGGTGGAGCTGAGGAGGTGGTGATTTTTGCCCCTTCCCCCTCTGCAGTCCCATAAGTCTGCGTACTTACTGGTCCACATATGTCTTGTGACCTTGGGAATAAACTTCCTTGGGCTCAGTGGCGGggtgcttcgggggggggggggatgaggcaaAGATCTACATTTTTGTACCAATGGACAAACCCAGGTTCTTATTTGAAGTCAAAAAAGGTTGAGAGCAAAAGGGTTGAAGTAGGTCTAAAAAGCAATAATATATGAATTTTAATAAACAACATCACAAAGTGAACATAAAATACTCCTTGTTTCAGAACTTAATAGGATTGGTATTCTACTCTGAAATGAGTATTTTATGTTATGTTTACTTTGATAGTGTTGCTTTATTAAAATTCATAttgctttgctttttaaagaacagatctACTTCCACCCGTTTTCCTCAaccttttttggggagggaggtttTTCAAGTTTTTGAGAGGGTTGCAGGTTCATTTCCCAACGGACTTGGGACTTATCCATGCACACTTCTAAAGCCTGTAAGCAGCCTCTAGGCTCTATGACGTTTGGTGACCATAGCTGACCACCTTAACAGAGAAGAATGTCTGTCTTCCCTTTGACCTGAAAAACCTTTGAAAAAAATCTACTGGAATTGTGATTTCAAAACATTAAGTGTCCCTTAAAATTACAGTTTTTTTCATTATTCTCTATCATGTGGTGGaaacccatagggtttttgaggcaagagacgttcggaggtggtttgccattgcctgcctctgcgtgggctgagagagttctgagaaaattgtgactggcccaaggtcacccagcaggcttcatgtggaggagtggggaatcgaacccggttctccagattagagtccactgatcttaactactacaccaggtTGGCTCTCATTATCATAAACATAAATGTATTAATGCAACAGCTCATGGCCAATGTCAGGCTTTTGCATATTCATTGATTAAAGTCAGTTAGCTGGAATAATTTCATACGTGAAAAAGATAACTTTCATTCCTGCCAGCTAAAATCCTTAAACTGCCATACTGTTATCTGGATATGCACTAAAATAATTGTTAAAATGCAATTTATTTAACAGTCTGATACTGATTTTATTCTTCATGTGGACTGGGAGGCCGATGTATTTCATCTTGGATGATGAAGAGAGTAGCTGAATCGTTTCCGTTGCTCAAGGCTGCTCCGTGCTGATCAacagagttgttttttttccGTTCTTGTTTGGAGTCTTGAACTTTCTTGATGTATTTTTTGAAACAGCATTTGATGGAGTATTTGAAAATCAAGTAGGTGAGTTCAATGACGTTCAAAACAATGCACAAGCAGGACGTCACCACCACTATATACAGGAAGACTTTCTTCTCGGTTGGCTTAGATATGTAACAGTCAACAGTGTTTGGACACGGACGCATGTCACACTTAACAAGGCGGGGGACGTTGAAGCCACCGTACAACTTGTGGAATAAAAAGAGAAAGGTGATTTCAAATGCTGTTTTGGAAAGGAGGCTGATAAGGTAGGTGCAGAGCAATCCACCATCCATGCTCCCTGTATTTTTGTACAACTTCTTCTTGTGTCTTTTTTCTCTGTTCTGTCGATAGGCAACGTGGAGAACAACAAGAAGTGATGGGGTGGAGACCATGATTAGTTGCAAGGCCCAAAGCCTCACTTGGGAAACAGGGAAGAAGTGATCAAAGCACACGTTTTCACAGCCAGGTTGCTGAATGTTGCACTCAAATTCCTTCAGTTCGTCCTTCCACACGTTTTCTGCAGCCACTACGTAGACCAGCAGGCGGAATATAAACACGATAGCCAGCCAGATCCTGCCAATTCCTGTTGAATACTGATTCACTCCGCTTAGGACATCTCGTAGGAATCCCCAACTCATGCTTGCTGCGTCACAAAGGGCCAACTGTAATGAAATAAAGACATATGATAAGACTGCCCTCTTTGAATAAAGACGAACAGAATTACATGATGGGATAAGCCACAACGTCTGATCCAAGCAGCCTTAAAATAACTGGGTTGTCCAGCGATTTGCATTTAAATTGcttcctgctccttccccctcTATAAACAGGAAATAATGCATTGGGTCCAGTGCTGACCCCAAGTGGAACGAGTCTGCAGAAGGGATTTTTGTTGCAACAGTTACTGCTTCTGCTTCATACAAGAAGCTTACTCCACTTGTGCAGTAGCAGAGCGGCACAATTTCTGACAATTCCCTTTCCTCCTACAGAGTCCCTCCATTCCTGAGTGGAttgctggggaaaggaaggtggtgaCAATTCTCTCTGCAGAATGTTTGCATCCACTCCTACAGAATTTTGTTCTGTTCATTAGCTTACACACCATGCTGCTGTGGAGTCTAGAATTCAAAAGGGTAATCCTAGAGCATGGAGATGGTTCGTTGTTTAAAATGTCAGCAAATACAAAATTGAGGCCCGAAGTAGTCCTGCTGTTTCTTTTATTACAAGACTAGTGACGGGTGTGCCTCCTATGCAACTCAGCATTTCATGAAGCCAGTGTAGGCAATGCTGGCACCAGGAGGGGATCATGTGATTCTCTTTCCATGGTTTAATCATCACTAGACTGGGATGGAGTCATGGGCACAGCTGCTGTAATGTCAGTAGGGTGGCtgagtccctctttgccaccggtgggagttttttgaggtggagcctgaggacggtgaggttttgggaggggagggacttcaatgccatagagtccaatggccaaagcagccattttctccaggtgaactgatctctatcggctggagatcagttgtaatagcaggcgatctccagcagtacctggaggttgccccCCCCTAAACATAAGGGCAATTTTGGTGAATAAAATGTGgcttgtttttaatctgttaccaCCCCCGCTGCATTGATCATTGCAGAGTTGGCCGATGTATCGCCCGGCCCTCACACCAGACTACAATTAATGATCAAGGTTGCTGTGGTAGCACACTTTGATACACAGCGTAATGTTGCCACCCAGGAGTGTTTCAAGGTGCAATAGGAGTGACGCATGAGCACAGGGATTGTGATGTCCCCTCATGTGACACCTTGAGGGACATTTGTCACAGCCAGGATCAGTGGTACAGTTTTCTATAACTGTTTACTAGCACAAATTCAAAATTTGAAGGACCAGTGGAGAAGAACAGAACTGTATCATCTCTGATTGCCAGCCTGAAGCTTTAAGACTGTGCTGCACTAAATGTTTACCCTGTGCTATTGAAAGCCATTGGAGATGGAAAACAAAGTTCTTTGTCCTATAGCAGTTATCAGGATTGGAGCAgacttaattatttttaaataaatagaaacaTGCTTGTTTACCATTTTGCTCCAACCTTTGCCATCTTATAGGatcctcaaggcagcttacagtaaatactaaaaatataaaatatcatTAACATGATACCAAATCAACAAAACGGAGCTGCAGAAGAAACTCTAAATATTGTTAGCGCCAGCCAGCAGTGCATACAAGGCCAGCTGGCCACAGGCCCTCGAAAACATCACACCTTGCACCTGAAGATGGGAAGGTGAATTGAGCTTTGTGGACTGGATTACCTAAGTCAGAGAGTTTTGGAAGCTAAGTGGCACCAGTTTATAACTGAATGCACAAATACTAGACTACTTACAGGGCTATCCTTGAGTTACACCCtcttaagcccattgactccaatagaagggtgtaattccatGTAGGATGGCATGGCTAATCTTAAATATTCTAAAGTACTATAACTGATACACGCACAGATTCAAATATCATCTATGTTTGAAAATTATTTGAAATAAAATAGCATGTCAAATTGTAGAAGGATATAACCCACATTGGACTGCAGTGTCTTCTTCACAATAAATGACATGTACGTTgtgaaatgccctgacctggatggcccaggctagcctgattttgtcagatctcagaagctaagcagggttggccctggctagtacttggatgggtgaccaccaggGAATACGGGAGTCgctatgcacaggaaggcaatggtggAACTCCtcagtctctggccttgaaaaccctgctgagttgccataagtcagctgtgacctgatggcagtttacacacacattgtGTGATGGAGGAAGATTGAAATGTGGCGGTAAATCAGTCTTCCTATATGGCCATTAATTAAgtcaaaactcttaatacaagCCCATTTAAGGTTGTCTTTatgtttttactttaaaaaacaacaacaaagagtgATGGACGAAGTGCTTGAAGTGTTGTGGGTGAATTGGGCCACAGATTAAAATGAAAGCTTTCTTGTATTAAAATGGGTGTGGACGATACTCATAGTTTCCTTAAGGTGTCGTCCTATACCCACATAATGTGTGCAAATGGAGGGCACTGGAAGCCCTAGCCATTTCGTGGAGACCTGTgcctgagcagggtcagccccatcATTAGGATGCCAGGGGTGCCAGAATTTGAGGAGAGCCCGAAAACCCCACACTGAGCGCCTCCTCTCTTCTTCACTCAGCAGTCAATCTCACCCATGCACCAATGAGATACTGCCTGCATAAAGGTGCAATCCTGTGCTGGCTGCTGGTATCTGGGAGGCACAAAGTGAGGGCAGCTGTGGAGGCTCCTCTTGACTGGCCAGGCTTGGATGGCAGGTGCAGGGATGGcacacctgcccttcccccttctacTTCTGCCAGCAGCACTGGGGGTGCAGCTGCAagcatggggttgccagcctccaggtgaggcctggagatctccaggaattagcaTTGATCGCCAGACTATGGAggtttgctgctttggagggtgatgtctagggcattataccttgctgaggtcctcccttccccaaaccccgccctcctcaggctccaccccaaaaatctccaggtatttcccaacccagagctggaagccCTAAGCCAGCAGTAAGTGGCAGGGAGAGGCAGATGCCGCTTGTTGTGCCCAGCAGAGGGGCCGATCTGCTCAAAGGGAGAGAAGCTTTTCCTGGATCTTTTCTGCTGTGCACGGCGGAGATAGAGACAGGGGCACTGGCACTGCCTGCCCACCAGGGGAGATGCTGCAGGAGCCAGGGGGGAGCGATTCTAGTCAGGCTCATCAGCCTCCTCAGAGAGGTGCAGGGCCAGCCCAACCCAGCCAGAGTGGGTGTGTCAGCCCCCTCGCCTTAGCTCTTTTACTGACCCTTGTTTCTGAGTAGGAATCTAACACCTCCTGACTTTAGCTCCTTCttctgtgcttagggttgcccacttccaggtgGTAACAAAGGACTCACTATCACTGTTAATTCAACAATTGCAGTAAAGAAAGTGCAGGCTAAATGGT contains:
- the GJB7 gene encoding gap junction beta-7 protein; protein product: MSWGFLRDVLSGVNQYSTGIGRIWLAIVFIFRLLVYVVAAENVWKDELKEFECNIQQPGCENVCFDHFFPVSQVRLWALQLIMVSTPSLLVVLHVAYRQNREKRHKKKLYKNTGSMDGGLLCTYLISLLSKTAFEITFLFLFHKLYGGFNVPRLVKCDMRPCPNTVDCYISKPTEKKVFLYIVVVTSCLCIVLNVIELTYLIFKYSIKCCFKKYIKKVQDSKQERKKNNSVDQHGAALSNGNDSATLFIIQDEIHRPPSPHEE